From one Streptomyces chromofuscus genomic stretch:
- a CDS encoding MFS transporter: MASTVTSSKTSRPGYGRLLRTRGAWTFLLPGFAARQPFAMLTISIVLLVQHTTGSYGVAGAAAAVTGVSMALFAPWTGRLADRFGQRAVLVPGILVHALAGLTLTALALTDAPLWALFAAAVPTGASVPQIGPMVRARWAVRLQGSPLMNTAAAFESVTDELTFVVGPLLATALCTAVDPAAGLVTEAALTLVGGLLFAAQKSTQPAVTTGGHARVEHASALSVPGVRVLAVAFLGIGSVFGGMQVSLAAFTESIGEPGLNGVLYGTFAAGNMLSGIACGAIAWKAAAQRRLVVGYGALALAAAGLWAAHSVLLLAGLGLLVGMCIAPTLITGYTLVENLVPAGARTEAFTWLTGAVALGQAAAVTVAGQLEDRLWDGAGFLVPLGGTALSLATLVALRSRLAVRPRSRTVARGVGHRAPVAVD; the protein is encoded by the coding sequence GTGGCGTCCACGGTCACCTCGTCGAAGACCTCCCGCCCGGGATACGGCCGGCTGCTGCGCACGCGCGGCGCCTGGACGTTCCTGCTCCCCGGCTTCGCGGCACGCCAGCCGTTCGCGATGCTGACGATCTCCATCGTGCTGCTGGTGCAGCACACCACCGGCTCGTACGGCGTCGCGGGCGCCGCCGCGGCCGTCACCGGCGTCTCCATGGCGCTGTTCGCGCCCTGGACGGGCCGTCTCGCGGACCGCTTCGGGCAGCGGGCCGTACTCGTCCCCGGCATCCTGGTGCACGCCCTCGCCGGCCTCACCCTGACGGCTCTGGCGCTGACGGACGCTCCCCTGTGGGCACTGTTCGCGGCGGCCGTCCCCACGGGCGCCTCGGTGCCGCAGATCGGCCCCATGGTGCGCGCGCGCTGGGCCGTCAGGCTGCAGGGCTCCCCCCTGATGAACACCGCCGCGGCCTTCGAGTCCGTCACGGACGAGCTGACCTTCGTCGTCGGCCCGTTGCTCGCCACCGCCCTGTGCACCGCCGTGGACCCGGCGGCGGGCCTGGTGACCGAGGCGGCGCTGACCCTGGTCGGCGGTCTGCTGTTCGCCGCGCAGAAGAGCACGCAGCCGGCGGTCACCACCGGGGGGCACGCGCGCGTGGAGCACGCCTCGGCGCTGAGCGTCCCCGGGGTGCGGGTGCTGGCCGTGGCGTTCCTGGGCATCGGTTCGGTCTTCGGCGGCATGCAGGTCTCGCTGGCCGCGTTCACCGAGTCGATCGGCGAGCCGGGCCTCAACGGCGTCCTGTACGGGACCTTCGCCGCGGGCAACATGCTGTCCGGCATCGCGTGCGGCGCCATCGCCTGGAAGGCGGCCGCGCAGCGCCGCCTGGTCGTCGGCTACGGCGCTCTCGCGCTGGCCGCGGCCGGCCTGTGGGCCGCGCACTCGGTGCTGCTGCTCGCCGGGCTCGGGCTCCTCGTCGGCATGTGCATCGCGCCCACCCTGATCACCGGCTACACGCTGGTCGAGAACCTGGTCCCCGCCGGGGCGCGCACCGAGGCGTTCACCTGGCTGACCGGCGCCGTCGCCCTCGGTCAGGCGGCTGCCGTCACGGTCGCCGGACAGCTGGAGGACCGCCTCTGGGACGGCGCCGGGTTCCTGGTTCCGCTCGGGGGCACGGCGCTGTCGCTGGCGACCCTGGTCGCGCTCAGGTCGCGGCTGGCCGTCCGGCCCCGGAGCCGGACGGTCGCACGTGGCGTCGGTCACCGCGCGCCGGTCGCAGTGGACTGA
- a CDS encoding FmdB family zinc ribbon protein gives MPTYQYQCTECGKGLEAVQKFTDDALTECPSCQGRLKKVFSAVGIVFKGSGFYRNDSRGSSSSSSPASTSSTSSSSSSSSSSSSSSSDSKASSTGTSSSTTAA, from the coding sequence GTGCCCACCTACCAGTACCAGTGCACCGAGTGCGGCAAGGGCCTCGAGGCGGTGCAGAAGTTCACCGACGACGCTCTGACCGAGTGCCCCAGCTGCCAGGGCCGCCTGAAGAAGGTGTTCTCCGCGGTCGGCATTGTCTTCAAGGGCTCCGGTTTCTACCGCAATGACAGCCGCGGCTCCTCGTCGAGCAGCTCGCCGGCGTCCACGAGCTCGACCTCGTCGTCCTCCTCCTCGTCCTCCTCCTCCTCGTCCTCGTCCTCGGACTCGAAGGCGTCGAGCACCGGGACGTCGTCCAGCACCACCGCCGCCTGA
- a CDS encoding S-methyl-5'-thioadenosine phosphorylase codes for MANAEIGVIGGSGFYSFLDDVTELQVDTPYGQPSDSLFLGEVAGRRVAFLPRHGRGHHLPPHRINYRANLWALRSVGVRQVLGPCAVGGLRPEYGPGTLLVPDQLVDRTKSRVATYFDGLPLPDGTVPNVVHVSLADPYCPTGRSAALKAARGRNWEPVDGGTLVVIEGPRFSTRAESLWHQALGWSVVGMTGHPEAALARELELCYTSLNLVTDLDAGAETGEGVSHEEVLRVFAANMERLRGVLFDAVAALPATEERDCLCANALGGMNPGFALP; via the coding sequence ATGGCGAACGCAGAGATCGGTGTAATCGGCGGCTCAGGCTTCTACTCGTTTCTCGACGACGTGACCGAGCTCCAGGTGGACACGCCGTACGGGCAGCCCAGCGACTCCCTCTTCCTCGGCGAGGTCGCCGGCCGGCGGGTCGCGTTCCTGCCCCGGCACGGACGCGGCCACCACCTCCCGCCGCACCGGATCAACTACCGGGCCAACCTCTGGGCGCTGCGGTCAGTCGGCGTGCGCCAGGTCCTCGGGCCCTGCGCGGTGGGCGGACTGCGCCCCGAGTACGGCCCGGGCACGCTCCTCGTCCCGGATCAGCTGGTCGATCGCACGAAGTCCCGGGTAGCGACGTACTTCGACGGGCTGCCGCTGCCCGACGGCACCGTGCCGAACGTGGTGCACGTGTCGCTGGCCGACCCCTACTGCCCCACCGGACGGTCGGCCGCCCTGAAGGCCGCCCGCGGGCGGAACTGGGAGCCGGTGGACGGCGGAACCCTCGTCGTGATCGAGGGGCCGCGCTTCTCGACCCGTGCCGAATCGTTGTGGCACCAGGCGCTGGGCTGGTCCGTGGTGGGCATGACCGGCCACCCCGAGGCGGCGCTCGCCCGGGAGCTGGAGCTCTGCTACACCTCCCTCAACCTGGTCACCGACCTGGACGCGGGCGCCGAGACCGGGGAGGGCGTGTCGCACGAGGAGGTGCTGCGGGTGTTCGCCGCGAACATGGAACGGCTGCGGGGCGTGCTGTTCGACGCGGTGGCGGCACTGCCCGCGACCGAGGAGCGGGACTGCCTGTGCGCGAACGCGCTGGGCGGGATGAATCCGGGGTTCGCGTTGCCGTAG
- a CDS encoding CpaB family protein, whose amino-acid sequence MRPSSRPPVEPSSSRSAVPPSAPCPPLPLGADAPPTCEVPHFAPVRVRGGRYPLRRFVRHRRRALAAGLALTAAALVAAGPRAPADAHRGDRARGHPVADRAPERRAVERVSAPVRIADAATVRLLRPGDRVDVVAAGETAAGGTADVVARGALVTKVPEPLDGEIDSGALVVLSVPRATAVRLAGASATARLAVTLC is encoded by the coding sequence TTGCGTCCGTCCTCCCGTCCTCCCGTCGAACCGTCCTCTTCTCGGTCTGCTGTTCCGCCCTCCGCGCCCTGCCCTCCGCTCCCGCTCGGCGCCGACGCGCCGCCGACGTGCGAGGTGCCGCACTTCGCTCCCGTTCGCGTCCGCGGCGGACGGTATCCGCTGCGTCGGTTCGTACGACACCGGCGGCGGGCCCTGGCCGCCGGCCTCGCGCTCACCGCCGCGGCGCTCGTGGCCGCCGGCCCGCGTGCACCGGCCGACGCTCACCGGGGCGACCGGGCCCGCGGGCATCCCGTGGCGGACCGGGCGCCGGAGCGCCGGGCCGTGGAGCGGGTGTCCGCGCCCGTGCGGATCGCCGACGCGGCGACGGTTCGGCTGCTGCGTCCCGGCGACCGGGTGGACGTCGTCGCGGCCGGGGAGACGGCGGCGGGCGGTACGGCCGACGTGGTCGCGCGCGGTGCGCTGGTGACCAAGGTGCCCGAGCCGCTGGACGGCGAGATCGACAGCGGGGCGCTGGTCGTGCTGTCGGTTCCGCGTGCCACGGCGGTGCGTCTGGCGGGCGCGAGCGCCACGGCCCGGCTGGCGGTGACGCTGTGCTGA
- a CDS encoding large conductance mechanosensitive channel protein MscL — translation MSEKKEPGVWQGFKAFLMRGNVVDLAVAVVIGAAFTNIVNSVVKGVINPLVGAIGTKNLDSYTSCLKGPCEVGADGAVTSGVMILWGSVLGSTLSFVTTAAVVYFLMVLPMAKYLARQEARRKAREGTREVIEVTELEVLKEIRDALLAQNAQRGSGHAER, via the coding sequence GTGAGCGAGAAGAAGGAACCGGGCGTCTGGCAGGGCTTCAAGGCCTTCCTGATGCGCGGGAACGTCGTCGATCTGGCAGTCGCGGTGGTCATCGGCGCCGCCTTCACCAACATCGTCAACTCGGTGGTGAAAGGCGTCATCAACCCGCTGGTCGGAGCGATCGGCACGAAGAACCTCGACAGCTACACGTCGTGCCTCAAAGGACCGTGCGAGGTGGGCGCGGACGGGGCCGTCACCAGCGGGGTGATGATCCTGTGGGGCTCCGTCCTGGGGTCCACGCTGAGCTTCGTGACCACCGCGGCGGTGGTCTACTTCCTGATGGTGCTGCCGATGGCGAAGTACCTGGCCCGCCAGGAGGCCCGCCGCAAGGCGCGGGAGGGCACGCGCGAGGTCATCGAGGTGACCGAGCTGGAGGTGCTCAAGGAGATCCGCGACGCACTGCTCGCGCAGAACGCTCAACGCGGCTCGGGCCACGCCGAACGGTAG
- a CDS encoding low temperature requirement protein A produces the protein MTSRSTPSPASSSAPASRRPVRRLTARGREEPHRVATPLELFFDLCFVVAVAQAGRQLVHAVAEAHAAEGILNYALVFFAIWWAWMNFTWFASAYDNDDVLYRVVTLVQIGGVLVLAAGIPQAFEENDFLFVFLGYVVMRLAMAVQWLRAARATEGAERTTALRYVGGVLLCQIGWLGLVLFPGPARLWVYLVMVVAELCVPLYAEKNRPTTWHPHHIAERYGLFTIIVLGETIAAATVAVKSGADENAAWGDLLPIAAGGLLIVFSAWWIYFVVPIHGRLRSNRESFVWGYGHYLIFSSAAAIGAGLEVTVEQVVGKAHISTLSASAAVTLPTALFLLTVWALHARHFKVGIADQLVLPTAALLVICCTFLGHWAVLAAGVVSALAVVTGVTLTARRTAQEHEARASGAAV, from the coding sequence ATGACCTCCCGTTCGACTCCGTCGCCCGCCTCGTCCAGCGCGCCGGCCTCACGAAGGCCGGTGCGCCGGCTCACCGCCCGCGGTCGCGAGGAGCCGCACCGCGTCGCCACGCCGCTGGAGCTGTTCTTCGACCTGTGTTTCGTGGTGGCGGTCGCACAGGCGGGACGCCAGCTGGTGCACGCCGTCGCCGAGGCCCATGCCGCCGAGGGCATCCTGAACTACGCGCTGGTGTTCTTCGCCATCTGGTGGGCGTGGATGAACTTCACCTGGTTCGCCTCGGCGTACGACAACGACGACGTTCTCTACCGCGTGGTCACCCTGGTGCAGATCGGTGGCGTCCTGGTGCTCGCCGCCGGGATCCCGCAGGCCTTCGAGGAGAACGACTTCCTGTTCGTCTTCCTCGGCTACGTGGTGATGCGGCTGGCGATGGCCGTGCAGTGGCTGCGGGCCGCGAGAGCGACCGAGGGCGCGGAGCGCACCACGGCGCTGCGGTACGTCGGCGGTGTGCTGCTCTGTCAGATCGGCTGGCTGGGTCTTGTGCTCTTCCCCGGGCCCGCGCGCCTGTGGGTGTATCTGGTGATGGTGGTCGCCGAGCTGTGCGTGCCGCTCTACGCGGAGAAGAACCGGCCGACCACGTGGCATCCGCATCACATCGCCGAGCGGTACGGGCTGTTCACGATCATCGTGCTCGGCGAGACGATCGCCGCGGCCACGGTAGCCGTGAAGTCGGGCGCGGACGAGAACGCCGCCTGGGGCGACCTGCTCCCCATCGCGGCGGGTGGCCTACTGATCGTGTTCTCCGCCTGGTGGATCTACTTCGTGGTGCCGATCCACGGGCGTCTGCGGTCCAACCGGGAGTCCTTCGTGTGGGGTTACGGCCACTACCTGATCTTCTCCTCGGCGGCCGCGATCGGCGCGGGCCTGGAGGTGACGGTCGAGCAGGTGGTCGGCAAGGCGCACATCTCCACGCTGTCCGCGTCCGCCGCGGTGACCCTGCCGACGGCGTTGTTCCTGCTCACGGTGTGGGCGCTGCACGCGCGTCACTTCAAGGTGGGCATCGCCGACCAACTCGTCCTGCCGACGGCGGCGTTGCTGGTGATCTGCTGCACCTTCCTGGGCCACTGGGCGGTCCTCGCGGCCGGCGTCGTGTCGGCGCTGGCGGTGGTGACCGGGGTGACCCTGACGGCACGCCGGACCGCCCAGGAACATGAGGCACGGGCGAGCGGGGCCGCCGTCTGA
- a CDS encoding P1 family peptidase, whose translation MTVDALTDVTGLRVGHATRTGDGWLTGTTVVLAPEGGAVTAVDVRGGGPGTKETDALDPRNVVQKAEAVVLTGGSAYGLDSASGVMAWLEERRRGVRVGPDPAHVVPVVPAACVFDLGRGGDFRARPDAALGRAAVEAAAASGIGAPVREGCVGAGTGATVGPMKGGVGTASVVLDSGITVAALVVANAAGSVTDPETGVLYGELFQGRVSYPDAHVHEAARTRLAESAARNAPPPLNTTLAVVATDADLSKAQAQKLAGTAHDGIARAVRPVHLLHDGDTVFALATGARALDATQPLALNEILAAGADVVTRAIVRAVRAAEPVEGNREGGGGGWPSYTELYGGS comes from the coding sequence ATGACAGTTGATGCTCTGACGGATGTGACCGGCCTGCGGGTGGGACACGCGACGCGCACCGGCGACGGCTGGCTCACCGGCACGACGGTCGTCCTCGCTCCCGAGGGCGGGGCCGTCACCGCGGTGGACGTGCGCGGCGGTGGCCCCGGCACCAAGGAGACCGACGCCCTCGATCCACGCAACGTGGTGCAGAAGGCCGAGGCGGTGGTGCTGACCGGGGGCAGCGCGTACGGACTCGACTCCGCGTCCGGTGTGATGGCCTGGTTGGAGGAGCGCCGGCGCGGGGTGCGCGTCGGGCCGGATCCGGCACACGTCGTGCCGGTGGTGCCCGCGGCGTGCGTCTTCGACCTGGGCCGGGGTGGCGACTTCCGAGCCAGGCCGGACGCGGCCCTCGGCCGGGCGGCTGTCGAGGCGGCCGCGGCGAGCGGGATCGGCGCGCCGGTGCGGGAGGGCTGCGTCGGCGCCGGTACGGGGGCCACGGTCGGGCCGATGAAGGGCGGGGTCGGCACCGCGAGCGTCGTGCTCGACTCGGGGATTACGGTGGCCGCGCTGGTGGTGGCCAACGCCGCGGGGTCGGTGACGGATCCGGAGACGGGGGTGCTGTACGGGGAGTTGTTCCAGGGGCGCGTCAGCTACCCGGATGCGCACGTGCACGAGGCGGCGCGCACGCGGCTCGCCGAGAGCGCGGCGAGGAACGCGCCGCCTCCGCTGAACACCACCCTCGCGGTCGTCGCGACGGACGCGGACCTGTCGAAGGCGCAGGCGCAGAAGCTGGCGGGGACGGCGCACGACGGCATCGCGCGCGCGGTGCGGCCGGTGCATCTGCTGCACGACGGCGACACGGTCTTCGCGCTGGCGACCGGGGCACGCGCGCTCGACGCCACGCAGCCGCTGGCGCTGAACGAGATCCTGGCGGCCGGCGCGGACGTGGTGACCCGCGCGATCGTGCGGGCGGTACGAGCGGCCGAACCGGTGGAGGGGAACAGGGAGGGAGGGGGAGGGGGGTGGCCCTCCTACACGGAGCTGTACGGCGGGAGTTGA
- a CDS encoding L,D-transpeptidase, whose amino-acid sequence MTTPDIPTRRTSAACAALLVGALALTACTGSARAGNDDKGSRGSGGGARTSAARIVISAGDGSTGASINTTGVKVSGGKLTEVRMTVAGTGQAVAGAVSADGRSWKPKEQLERGTKYEIAARAKDANGTTTAAESTFTTVTPEDSFIGTYTPDDGTTVGVGMPVSFTFDKAISDKKAVQSHITVTSSSGQQVVGHWFGSQRLDFRPEDYWKAGSKVTMKIDLDGVEGANGVYGVQKKTVTFTIGRSQVSTVDAGTQTMTVERDGRTVRTIPISAGSPEFTTYNGRMVISEKLAETRMDSRTVDLADAYNIPDVPHAMRLTTSGTFIHGNYWYKRADPPFGRYGSSHGCVGLQDVQGGQGDTPAKWFYDNSLVGDVVIVKNSADSTVAPDNGLNGWNMAWSEWTAGSSGSTG is encoded by the coding sequence ATGACAACGCCGGACATACCAACGAGGCGCACGTCAGCGGCCTGCGCCGCCCTGCTGGTCGGCGCGTTGGCCCTGACCGCCTGCACGGGAAGCGCCCGGGCCGGTAACGACGACAAGGGAAGCCGCGGCAGCGGCGGCGGGGCGAGGACCTCGGCGGCACGGATCGTCATCTCGGCCGGGGACGGCTCGACCGGCGCGTCGATCAACACGACCGGTGTGAAGGTCAGCGGCGGGAAGCTGACCGAGGTGAGGATGACGGTGGCCGGGACGGGGCAGGCCGTGGCGGGCGCCGTCTCCGCGGACGGGCGGAGCTGGAAGCCGAAGGAGCAGCTGGAGCGGGGGACGAAGTACGAGATAGCGGCGCGGGCGAAGGACGCGAACGGCACGACCACCGCCGCCGAGTCGACGTTCACCACCGTCACGCCCGAGGACAGCTTCATCGGGACCTACACGCCGGACGACGGGACGACGGTCGGGGTCGGCATGCCGGTGTCGTTCACGTTCGACAAGGCGATCAGCGACAAGAAGGCCGTGCAGTCGCACATCACGGTCACGTCGAGCAGCGGACAGCAGGTGGTCGGGCACTGGTTCGGGTCGCAGCGGCTCGACTTCCGGCCCGAGGACTACTGGAAGGCCGGCTCCAAGGTCACGATGAAGATCGACCTGGACGGGGTGGAGGGCGCGAACGGCGTCTACGGGGTGCAGAAGAAGACGGTCACCTTCACGATCGGCCGCTCGCAGGTCTCCACGGTGGACGCCGGTACGCAGACGATGACGGTCGAGCGCGACGGCCGGACCGTCCGGACGATCCCGATCTCGGCGGGCAGCCCCGAGTTCACCACGTACAACGGGCGGATGGTGATCAGCGAGAAGCTGGCGGAGACGCGGATGGACAGCCGCACGGTCGACCTCGCCGACGCGTACAACATCCCCGACGTGCCGCACGCGATGCGGCTGACCACGTCCGGCACGTTCATCCACGGCAACTACTGGTACAAGAGGGCCGATCCGCCCTTCGGCCGCTACGGCAGCAGCCACGGCTGCGTCGGACTGCAGGACGTGCAGGGCGGGCAGGGGGACACCCCGGCCAAGTGGTTCTACGACAACTCCCTCGTCGGGGACGTCGTGATCGTGAAGAACTCCGCCGACTCCACGGTGGCGCCGGACAACGGGCTCAACGGCTGGAACATGGCGTGGAGCGAGTGGACGGCCGGGAGCTCGGGGAGCACCGGCTGA
- a CDS encoding DUF6227 family protein — MSVPYETAAYEPPDSPESPEEHLARLLGRALNSFELPDETIRLLDSALAHDSSLHSAHHSAGLHQETHRHTWLLADGSALTLWELVHNTTPGGAPQHEVYVDSEELRAAGARLPLPPEAPDFELPVPVELPSVLTPRHTYVPDDSADHARRLLRRAENGDRPGAETASLLATACAHQITQAFGRPCRAGRVALGFSLYEHAFLLCDGQEVSLWEVEHTATPDGRHMCEVYTTEDAAREAMERRAAHLS, encoded by the coding sequence TTGAGCGTTCCGTACGAGACGGCAGCGTACGAACCACCCGATTCGCCCGAGTCTCCGGAGGAGCACCTCGCGCGACTGCTCGGGCGCGCTCTGAACTCGTTCGAGCTGCCCGACGAGACCATAAGGCTGCTCGACAGCGCGCTGGCGCACGACAGTTCGCTGCACTCCGCACACCACAGCGCCGGCCTGCACCAGGAGACGCACCGGCACACCTGGCTGCTCGCCGACGGCTCGGCGCTCACCCTCTGGGAACTCGTCCACAACACCACGCCGGGCGGGGCTCCGCAGCACGAGGTGTACGTCGACTCGGAGGAGTTGCGCGCGGCGGGCGCCCGGCTCCCGCTGCCGCCGGAGGCGCCGGACTTCGAACTGCCGGTGCCGGTGGAGCTGCCGTCGGTCCTCACGCCGCGGCACACGTACGTTCCGGACGACTCGGCGGATCACGCCCGCCGACTGCTGCGCCGGGCGGAGAACGGGGACCGGCCGGGCGCGGAGACGGCCTCGCTGCTCGCCACGGCGTGCGCCCACCAGATCACCCAGGCCTTCGGGCGGCCGTGCCGCGCGGGCCGTGTCGCGCTGGGCTTCTCGCTCTACGAGCACGCGTTCCTGCTGTGCGACGGGCAGGAGGTCTCACTGTGGGAGGTCGAGCACACGGCCACACCGGACGGCCGGCACATGTGCGAGGTCTACACGACGGAGGACGCGGCCCGGGAGGCGATGGAGCGCAGGGCGGCCCACCTGTCCTGA
- a CDS encoding PTS fructose transporter subunit IIABC translates to MSDMITADLVDLDLSADTKEAAARALAERMVALGRVTDLEGFLADVAAREAQMPTGLDGGIGIPHCRSEHVTEPTLAFGRSAAGIDFGAADGPADLVFLIAAPAGADDAHLTILSSLARHLMNAEFTDALRAVGDAGAAAALIRGDETPGTVVAGEAGAAEAVGAAGSAGAAGSAGSVAASGAASPGVATGETGGGGGGSGGTDGVSASSAAPDTSGAWASGEAPGSPEAFEASEVRESAEAPGSSQGARGDGARPFRVVAVTSCPTGIAHTYMAAESLENAGREAGVEVVVETQGSAGFTRLDPAVIAAADGVIFAHDVAVREKDRFAGKPTVDTGVKAAINRPAELIAEVRGKAERGEATAAAKPGGTPVERAGEPGEGYGTKLRKWLMSGVSYMVPFVAAGGLLIALGFAIGGYQINEAKSVTEHFDWGQMDSWGALLFQIGAAAFGFLVPVLAGYIAYGMADRPGLVPGFVGGAISVTIGAGFLGGLVAGLIAGGVVLGIQRVTIPAPLRGIMPVVVIPLISSAVVGFLMFVVIGKPIAEAQNALTDWLNGLSGANAILLGVLLGLMMCFDLGGPVNKVAYTFATAGISVAAPSDSAMKIMAAVMAAGMVPPLGMALATTVRRKLFTDAERENGKAAWVLGASFISEGAIPFAAADPLRVIPASMAGGAVTGALTMAFGSTLRAPHGGIWVTFLIGKPLLYLLAIAAGTAVTAGLVILLKGLRTSAPGAQEPESVRVATEAKQPVAAA, encoded by the coding sequence ATGAGCGACATGATCACCGCGGACCTGGTCGATCTCGACCTGTCCGCCGACACCAAGGAAGCGGCGGCGCGGGCCCTCGCCGAGCGCATGGTGGCCCTGGGCCGGGTGACCGACCTGGAGGGTTTCCTCGCCGACGTGGCCGCCCGCGAGGCGCAGATGCCGACCGGCCTCGACGGCGGCATCGGCATCCCGCACTGCCGCAGCGAGCACGTCACCGAGCCGACGCTCGCCTTCGGGCGCAGCGCGGCCGGCATCGACTTCGGCGCGGCGGACGGCCCCGCCGACCTGGTCTTCCTGATCGCCGCGCCGGCCGGCGCCGACGACGCCCACCTGACGATCCTGTCGTCGCTGGCCCGGCATTTGATGAACGCCGAGTTCACCGACGCGCTCCGGGCGGTGGGGGACGCGGGGGCCGCGGCGGCGCTCATCCGCGGGGACGAGACTCCGGGGACGGTCGTCGCCGGTGAGGCGGGGGCGGCCGAGGCGGTCGGTGCCGCGGGTTCGGCGGGTGCCGCGGGCTCTGCAGGCTCCGTGGCGGCGTCGGGGGCGGCCTCCCCTGGCGTCGCCACGGGTGAAACCGGTGGTGGCGGTGGTGGCTCTGGCGGCACTGATGGTGTCTCGGCTTCTTCGGCGGCGCCGGACACTTCGGGCGCCTGGGCATCCGGCGAGGCCCCGGGATCCCCGGAAGCCTTCGAAGCCTCGGAGGTACGAGAGTCTGCCGAGGCGCCCGGCTCTTCCCAGGGCGCGCGTGGTGATGGTGCGCGCCCCTTCCGTGTCGTCGCCGTCACCTCCTGCCCCACCGGCATCGCTCACACCTACATGGCGGCCGAGTCCCTGGAGAACGCGGGCCGCGAGGCCGGTGTCGAGGTCGTCGTCGAGACGCAGGGCTCGGCCGGCTTCACCCGGCTCGACCCGGCGGTCATCGCCGCCGCGGACGGCGTGATCTTCGCCCACGACGTCGCCGTACGGGAGAAGGACCGCTTCGCCGGGAAGCCGACCGTCGACACGGGCGTGAAGGCGGCCATCAACCGGCCCGCCGAGCTGATCGCCGAGGTCCGGGGCAAGGCCGAGCGCGGCGAGGCCACCGCGGCCGCGAAGCCCGGCGGAACCCCCGTCGAACGCGCCGGTGAACCCGGCGAGGGCTACGGCACCAAGCTGCGCAAGTGGCTGATGTCCGGCGTGAGCTACATGGTCCCGTTCGTCGCCGCGGGCGGTCTGCTCATCGCCCTCGGCTTCGCGATCGGCGGCTACCAGATCAACGAGGCCAAGTCCGTCACCGAGCACTTCGACTGGGGCCAGATGGACAGCTGGGGCGCCCTGCTGTTCCAGATCGGCGCCGCGGCCTTCGGCTTCCTCGTCCCGGTCCTCGCCGGATACATCGCCTACGGCATGGCCGACCGTCCCGGCCTCGTGCCCGGCTTCGTCGGCGGCGCGATATCCGTGACGATCGGCGCGGGCTTCCTCGGCGGTCTGGTCGCCGGTCTGATCGCCGGCGGCGTCGTCCTCGGCATCCAGCGCGTCACCATCCCGGCCCCGCTGCGCGGCATCATGCCCGTGGTGGTGATCCCGCTGATCTCCTCCGCGGTCGTCGGCTTCCTGATGTTCGTGGTCATCGGCAAGCCCATCGCCGAGGCGCAGAACGCCCTCACCGACTGGCTGAACGGCCTGTCCGGCGCCAACGCCATCCTGCTGGGCGTGCTGCTCGGCCTGATGATGTGCTTCGACCTCGGCGGCCCGGTCAACAAGGTGGCCTACACCTTCGCCACCGCGGGCATCTCCGTCGCCGCGCCCAGCGACTCCGCGATGAAGATCATGGCCGCCGTGATGGCCGCCGGCATGGTCCCGCCGCTGGGCATGGCACTGGCGACCACCGTCCGCAGGAAGTTGTTCACCGACGCCGAGCGCGAGAACGGCAAGGCCGCCTGGGTCCTCGGCGCCTCCTTCATCTCCGAGGGCGCGATCCCCTTCGCCGCCGCCGACCCGCTGCGCGTCATCCCCGCGTCCATGGCGGGCGGCGCGGTCACCGGCGCCCTGACCATGGCATTCGGCTCGACCCTGCGCGCCCCGCACGGAGGCATCTGGGTCACCTTCCTGATCGGCAAGCCGCTGCTGTACCTGCTGGCCATCGCGGCCGGTACGGCGGTCACGGCGGGCCTGGTCATCCTCCTCAAGGGCCTGCGCACATCGGCCCCCGGGGCACAGGAGCCCGAGTCGGTGAGGGTGGCGACGGAGGCGAAGCAGCCGGTGGCGGCGGCCTGA